A part of Ptychodera flava strain L36383 chromosome 11, AS_Pfla_20210202, whole genome shotgun sequence genomic DNA contains:
- the LOC139143498 gene encoding protein scribble homolog: MSDIEDFSDEEFQHPNFAVVESIRLASNSGISNLNLSGNSLTELPKELSDFADRLEELNISSNDLTALPTPVCQLVKLRVLDVGNVSHRGNKLNCLPLGILKLQELEKIFLNRNAFVDFPVELCHLPKLDEIDLEGNSIRALPTEIRHLERLERLNIAGNKIEQLPDAICELNNLKELFASGNNLKGLPTDISKLKQLQVLDIGHNKALRFPYVILELTNLEILRVNGNNIEKLPSGIGDKLQKLTELSLEKNKLSELPESVCSICDLATLNISNNLISVLPKEFGNSLANLQRFEASCNWISSLPNSFCNLSKLSEFIGDQNSIRRLPNGFFIKLTNLVSLSLKQNPLEHPPREILEMGLESCRAYEMQRCVRSRGDRRPSTSRISRHRFRPPTPQDTGPVGREANTTGRPWSSGARTIARPSTARERPLAHDAELPKKESPRPVPGAAHDAEPGDGNDAVAEMPGHESPPRRTPTPPSRPDDGDDVVYSMGKKPHGLAVIFSNEHFTSNNYPRREGTQVDIDRLTGVFHYLGYKVRVHKDLTLHEMMFHLEDIRCEDHSNYDSFVCCVLSHGKPGVVVTSDCQSLPIQAIQGSFNARLCPPLRGKPKIFIIQACRGARRQSGYEVDAGETEEALPPSSPTSHLGPPSLLARPKTVPEMADFVIGYATIENCVSYRSATDGSIYIEKLADCLQRLAGTNHLLDILTEVNKLVSEVIINEEHGGWLFESRQVPAPVTTLRGKVYFKP, translated from the exons ATGTCAGATATTGAAGATTTTTCGGACGAGGAATTCCAGCACCCGAATTTTGCTGTCGTTGAAAGTATTAGGCTGGCATCAAACTCCGGCATATCAAACTTAAACCTCTCGGGAAATTCTCTAACTGAGCTTCCAAAGGAACTGTCTGATTTTGCTGACCGATTGGAAGAGCTCAATATAAGTAGCAATGATCTTACAGCCCTGCCTACCCCCGTGTGCCAGCTTGTTAAACTCAGAGTCCTGGATGTGGGGAATGTCAGTCATCGGGGAAACAAGTTAAACTGCCTTCCATTGGGCATTCTGAAGCTCCAGGAGCTGGAGAAGATTTTCCTGAACCGTAATGCCTTTGTCGATTTTCCAGTCGAGCTCTGTCATCTTCCAAAATTGGACGAGATTGATCTGGAAGGCAATTCTATCCGCGCATTGCCTACCGAAATTAGACATCTTGAACGTTTAGAAAGATTAAATATCGCTGGAAACAAGATCGAGCAACTACCGGATGCGATATGTGAGTTAAACAACTTAAAAGAATTGTTTGCAAGCGGAAACAATCTCAAAGGGTTACCAACAGACATTAGTAAACTCAAACAGCTTCAAGTCTTAGACATCGGACACAACAAAGCCTTACGGTTCCCTTACGTGATCCTTGAGTTGACAAATCTCGAAATTTTGCGAGTCAATGGCAATAATATCGAGAAATTGCCTTCAGGAATTGGCGATAAACTCCAAAAGTTGACCGAATTGAGTTTAGAAAAGAACAAATTATCCGAATTACCAGAAAGTGTTTGTAGCATTTGTGATCTGGCGACTCTCAACATATCCAACAACTTGATCTCCGTTTTACCAAAAGAGTTTGGCAACAGCCTCGCCAACTTGCAGCGCTTTGAAGCAAGCTGTAACTGGATATCCTCACTCCCGAACTCGTTTTGCAATCTTTCGAAGCTGTCAGAATTTATAGGTGACCAGAATAGTATCAGGAGACTTCCCAATGGGTTCTTCATCAAGCTGACGAATTTGGTGTCCCTGTCTCTGAAGCAAAACCCACTCGAGCATCCGCCCCGTGAGATTCTTGAAATGGGGCTGGAGAGTTGCCGGGCATATGAAATGCAACGCTGTGTACGTTCACGAGGTGATCGACGTCCCTCGACATCGAGGATCTCCCGACATCGCTTTAGACCGCCTACTCCTCAAGACACCGGACCTGTTGGAAGAGAAGCTAATACTACTGGAAGACCCTGGTCCAGCGGTGCAAGAACCATCGCCAGACCATCGACGGCAAGGGAAAGACCGTTAGCACACGATGCCGAACTACCGAAAAAGGAAAGCCCCAGACCCGTTCCCGGTGCCGCTCATGACGCCGAGCCAGGTGATGGGAATGACGCTGTGGCAGAAATGCCAGGACATGAATCGCCTCCAAGGCGGACACCGACGCCACCAAGCCGTCCAGACGATGGCGATGACGTGGTGTATAGTATGGGCAAAAAACCTCACGGCTTAGCGGTAATTTTCAGCAACGAACACTTCACTTCCAACAATTATCCAAGGCGGGAAGGAACACAAGTAGATATAG ACCGATTAACAGGTGTGTTCCATTACCTCGGTTATAAggtgcgtgttcacaaagacctGACTCTGCACGAGATGATGTTCCACTTAGAAGACATTAGGTGCGAGGACCATTCTAACTACGATTCCTTCGTTTGTTGCGTCCTCTCGCACGGTAAGCCCGGCGTTGTCGTCACTAGCGATTGTCAAAGCCTACCAATTCAAGCAATCCAGGGTAGCTTCAACGCTAGGCTTTGCCCTCCACTGCGAGGTAAACCGAAAATATTCATCATCCAGGCTTGTCGTGGCGCGCGACGACAGAGTGGTTATGAAGTAGATGCTGGGGAGACAGAGGAAGCTCTGCCTCCGTCTTCGCCAACGTCACATTTGGGACCACCCTCGCTTCTGGCCAGGCCGAAAACTGTTCCGGAAATGGCCGACTTCGTAATCGGGTATGCCACTATAGAGAACTGTGTTTCGTATCGCAGCGCCACTGATGGGTCCATCTACATTGAAAAGCTCGCAGACTGTCTACAACGGTTGGCTGGAACGAACCACCTACTGGATATTCTTACCGAGGTT